One Helicobacter cetorum MIT 00-7128 DNA window includes the following coding sequences:
- the rpmF gene encoding 50S ribosomal protein L32: protein MAVPDRRVSKTRAAKRRTHYTVKLAKPIKAKDGTWKLPHHINKFTKEYQ, encoded by the coding sequence ATGGCAGTACCTGATAGAAGAGTGAGTAAAACAAGAGCGGCAAAAAGACGCACCCATTACACTGTTAAGTTAGCTAAGCCTATTAAAGCAAAAGATGGCACTTGGAAACTTCCTCATCACATTAATAAATTCACTAAAGAATACCAATAG